The Actinomycetota bacterium genome includes a window with the following:
- a CDS encoding ubiquitin-like protein Pup: MAEREQKRKQAPARTDEVQEAVTAPARQGEKLKAELDDLLDEIDEVLEDNAEEFVRSYVQKGGQ; the protein is encoded by the coding sequence ATGGCAGAACGAGAGCAGAAGAGGAAGCAGGCCCCCGCCCGCACCGACGAGGTGCAGGAGGCCGTCACCGCCCCCGCCCGCCAGGGCGAGAAGCTCAAGGCCGAACTCGACGACCTACTGGACGAGATAGACGAAGTCCTCGAGGACAATGCTGAGGAGTTCGTAAGATCATACGTTCAGAAGGGCGGCCAATAG
- the dop gene encoding depupylase/deamidase Dop, with amino-acid sequence MAIRKVCGIETEYGIVLRGAAESNPIAASSLLINAYVSRLARKVDWDFEDESPGRDARGFAREGSMAPEVETHLVNAVLTNGARYYVDHAHPEYSTPECSDALEIVTWDKAGERILARSIEAASDFLPAGQEVVVYKNNSDRKGNSYGCHENYLMDRAVPFTRIAQQVTAHFVTRQVFAGAGKVGSEAPGSGAADIRFQISQRAEFFEEEVGLETTLKRPLVNTRDEPHADSQQYRRLHVIVGDANMSEVSTYLKVGTTAIVLAMIEDDDLGGEDLVLAHPVPTHRQVSYDLSLARPLEMADGRRMTAVEVQWELLDRARKWAESRGLDAVGEEVGRDVLRRWEDVLAALESDPMTLAGQLDWVAKYQLVDAYRQRHDLGWGDARLAALDLQYHDVRPGRSLFARLNVERLVDEADVVAAMTEPPRTTRAWFRGKCLQRWAPSISAANWDSLVFDLGSDPLRRVPMMEPLKGTAAHVDTLLAACDTPAQLLEALGS; translated from the coding sequence GTGGCCATCCGGAAGGTGTGCGGCATCGAGACGGAGTACGGGATCGTGCTGCGGGGGGCGGCCGAGTCCAACCCGATCGCGGCGTCGTCGCTGCTCATAAACGCCTACGTGTCGCGGCTGGCCCGCAAGGTCGACTGGGACTTCGAGGACGAAAGCCCGGGCCGCGATGCCCGGGGCTTCGCCCGGGAGGGGTCCATGGCCCCCGAGGTCGAGACCCACCTGGTCAACGCCGTGCTGACCAACGGCGCCCGCTACTACGTGGACCACGCCCACCCCGAGTACTCCACCCCCGAGTGCTCGGACGCCCTGGAGATTGTCACCTGGGACAAGGCGGGCGAGCGGATCTTGGCCCGCTCCATCGAGGCCGCCTCCGACTTCTTGCCCGCGGGCCAGGAGGTGGTCGTCTACAAGAACAACTCCGACCGCAAGGGCAACTCCTACGGCTGCCACGAGAACTACCTGATGGACCGGGCCGTCCCCTTCACCCGCATCGCCCAGCAGGTGACGGCCCACTTCGTCACCCGCCAGGTGTTCGCCGGGGCGGGCAAGGTGGGCAGCGAGGCCCCGGGCTCGGGGGCGGCTGACATCCGCTTCCAGATCAGCCAGCGGGCCGAGTTCTTCGAGGAGGAGGTCGGGCTCGAGACCACGCTCAAGCGGCCCCTGGTCAACACCCGCGACGAGCCCCACGCCGACTCCCAGCAGTACCGGCGGCTGCACGTGATCGTGGGCGACGCCAACATGTCCGAGGTGTCGACCTACCTCAAGGTGGGCACCACGGCCATCGTGCTGGCCATGATCGAGGACGACGACCTCGGGGGCGAAGACCTGGTCCTCGCCCACCCGGTGCCGACCCACCGCCAGGTGTCCTACGACCTGTCGCTGGCTCGGCCCCTGGAGATGGCCGACGGCCGGCGCATGACGGCCGTCGAGGTCCAGTGGGAGTTGCTCGACCGGGCCCGCAAGTGGGCTGAGAGCCGGGGGCTGGACGCCGTGGGCGAGGAGGTCGGCCGCGACGTCCTGCGTCGCTGGGAGGACGTGCTGGCCGCTTTGGAGTCTGACCCCATGACCCTGGCCGGCCAGCTCGACTGGGTGGCCAAGTACCAACTGGTCGACGCCTACCGCCAGCGCCACGACCTGGGCTGGGGCGACGCCCGCCTGGCCGCCCTCGACCTCCAGTACCACGACGTGCGGCCCGGCCGGTCGCTGTTCGCCCGGCTCAATGTGGAGCGACTGGTCGACGAGGCCGACGTGGTAGCAGCCATGACCGAGCCCCCCAGGACCACCCGGGCCTGGTTCCGGGGCAAGTGCCTGCAACGCTGGGCCCCCTCGATCTCGGCCGCCAACTGGGACTCGCTGGTGTTCGACCTGGGCAGCGACCCGCTGCGCCGGGTGCCGATGATGGAACCCCTAAAAGGAACGGCCGCACACGTCGATACTCTGTTGGCAGCCTGCGACACCCCGGCGCAGCTGCTTGAAGCGCTGGGTTCCTAG
- the arc gene encoding proteasome ATPase codes for MLEQVKTLEEEVVNLRRKLQDAPKRVRTLEERLLETKGQLAQAVAQNEKLTYTLREARDHIAELRQEVEKLTQPPSAYGTLLGRNDDGTVDVFSGGRKMRVALHPALEDDELHRGQEVVLNESLNVVMARAGEVQGEVVTLKELLEDGTRAMIVGRADEERVVELSDGLLGEKLRAGDTMLLDARSGLLLEKLPRPEVEELVLEEVPDVSYEDVGGLDDQIEQITDAVELPFLHQDLFAEHKLPAPKGILLYGPPGCGKTLIAKAVANSLAKKVSEVSGNKSARSYFLNIKGPELLNKYVGETERQIRLVFQRAREKSEEGVPVIVFFDEMDSLFRTRGTGISSDMEATIVPQLLAEIDGVETLKNVIVIGASNREDLIDPAILRPGRLDVKIKIERPNEAAARQIFSRYLTADLPLDEAEVESLGGGDRQKAVDAMIERTVVEMYDVGDDNRFLEVTYQNGDKEILFYKDFSSGAMVENIVRRAKKLAIKRTIAGEGRGIRVSDLLASIKQEYKEHEDLPNTTNPDDWAKISGKKGERIVYVRTLMSEGKEAKGGRAIERVGTGQYL; via the coding sequence ATGCTCGAGCAGGTCAAGACCCTGGAGGAGGAGGTGGTCAACCTCCGCCGCAAGCTCCAGGACGCCCCCAAGCGGGTCCGCACCCTCGAAGAGCGGCTGCTGGAGACCAAGGGCCAGCTGGCCCAGGCCGTAGCCCAAAACGAGAAGCTCACCTACACCCTGCGGGAGGCGCGCGACCACATCGCCGAGCTCCGCCAGGAGGTCGAGAAGCTCACCCAGCCGCCGTCGGCCTACGGCACGCTCCTGGGCCGCAACGACGACGGCACGGTCGACGTGTTCTCGGGCGGCCGCAAGATGCGCGTCGCCCTGCACCCGGCCCTGGAGGACGACGAGCTCCACCGGGGCCAGGAGGTCGTGCTCAACGAGTCCCTCAACGTGGTGATGGCCCGCGCCGGCGAGGTCCAGGGCGAAGTCGTCACCCTCAAGGAGCTGCTCGAGGACGGCACCCGGGCCATGATCGTGGGCCGGGCCGACGAGGAGCGGGTCGTCGAGCTGTCCGACGGCCTGCTGGGCGAGAAGCTCCGGGCGGGCGACACCATGCTGCTCGACGCCCGCAGCGGCCTGCTGCTCGAGAAGCTGCCCCGCCCCGAGGTCGAGGAGCTGGTCCTCGAAGAGGTCCCCGACGTGTCCTACGAAGACGTGGGCGGCCTCGACGACCAGATCGAGCAGATCACCGATGCCGTCGAGCTGCCCTTCCTCCACCAGGACCTGTTCGCCGAGCACAAGCTGCCGGCCCCCAAGGGCATCCTGCTCTACGGTCCCCCGGGCTGCGGCAAGACCCTCATCGCCAAGGCGGTGGCCAACTCCCTGGCCAAGAAGGTCAGCGAGGTCAGCGGCAACAAGTCGGCCCGCAGCTACTTTCTCAACATCAAGGGCCCTGAGCTGCTCAACAAGTACGTGGGCGAGACCGAGCGCCAGATCCGGCTCGTGTTCCAGCGGGCGCGCGAGAAGAGCGAGGAGGGCGTGCCCGTCATCGTGTTCTTCGACGAGATGGACTCGCTGTTCCGCACCCGGGGCACGGGCATCTCCTCGGACATGGAGGCCACGATCGTCCCCCAGCTCCTGGCCGAGATCGACGGCGTCGAGACCCTCAAGAACGTGATCGTGATCGGCGCCTCCAACCGCGAGGACCTCATCGACCCGGCCATCCTGCGTCCCGGCCGCCTCGACGTGAAGATCAAGATCGAGCGGCCCAACGAGGCCGCTGCCCGCCAGATCTTCAGCCGCTACCTGACCGCCGACCTGCCCCTCGACGAGGCCGAGGTCGAGTCGCTCGGCGGTGGCGACCGCCAGAAGGCGGTCGACGCCATGATCGAGCGCACCGTCGTCGAGATGTACGACGTGGGCGATGACAACCGGTTCCTCGAGGTCACCTACCAGAACGGCGACAAGGAGATCCTGTTCTACAAGGACTTCTCCTCGGGGGCCATGGTCGAGAACATCGTCCGCCGGGCCAAGAAGCTGGCCATCAAGCGGACGATCGCCGGTGAGGGCCGGGGCATACGGGTGTCGGACCTGCTGGCCTCGATCAAGCAGGAGTACAAAGAGCACGAGGACCTGCCCAACACCACCAACCCCGACGACTGGGCCAAGATCTCGGGCAAGAAAGGCGAGCGCATCGTCTACGTCCGCACCCTCATGTCCGAGGGCAAGGAAGCCAAGGGCGGTCGCGCCATCGAACGGGTGGGCACAGGCCAGTACCTGTAG
- a CDS encoding ferredoxin, whose protein sequence is MKVWIDQDLCTGDGICEEIAPDVFTLLDDGLAYVKEGSKVFSNPGGVEGLALVPAGQEEATIESAEECPGECIFIEVE, encoded by the coding sequence ATGAAGGTCTGGATCGACCAGGATCTCTGCACGGGCGACGGCATCTGCGAGGAGATCGCCCCCGACGTCTTCACCCTGCTCGACGACGGGCTGGCTTACGTCAAGGAGGGCAGCAAGGTCTTCAGCAACCCCGGTGGGGTCGAGGGCCTGGCGCTGGTGCCCGCCGGCCAGGAGGAAGCCACCATCGAGTCGGCCGAGGAGTGCCCCGGGGAGTGCATCTTCATCGAGGTCGAGTAG
- a CDS encoding SpoIID/LytB domain-containing protein produces MPTTSPRSRLRGGAMPLVLVLVATAAAVVPVPGRAASAYPTANVEIDGHGWGHGRGMGQYGALGYALNHGRDYRQILAHYYSNTVVGEVPAGSEMTVILRSFDRQDTLVAQERGQMTTNAAGGTFSALRAVMIGPNRFRVDSGPTCAGPWTQVQADMAGPVVMAPVNRNDDRQDMLQACEPNGNRRWYRGEIRAVEGLDGTSRTINATDLQSYLRGVVPRESPASWGDLGGGAGMHALRAQTVAARSYAMAGNLAHYAKTCDTTECQVYGGRAVQSGPNFFDLEDPRSNRAIDETAGEVRFLNGVPARTEYSSSTGGYTAGGTFPAVVDEGDSVSLNPNHNWRASVPVGQVEAAFPQVGTLNNIVVTRRNGLGDFGGRAIDVEVQGSASTARISGEAFQWALGLRSNWYRISGTTVPAPTTTPTTSGTTPTTLPVPSGGYWVAGADGQVYAFGGAPFLGSMGGTPLLRPVVGVAATVTAGGYWLVASDGGLFTFGDAKFLGSMGGAPLNQPMVAIAPTPSGNGYWTVATDGGIFTFGDAPFKGSMGATPLVRPMVGMAGTSSGQGYWTVASDGGIFTFGDAPFLGSMGGAPLREPVVGMAPSPSGNGYWLVASDGGIFTFGDAQFKGSTGAMTLARPIVGMAPTPSGNGYWLVASDGGIFTFGDAQFFGSVPGVAPSPTAKVGMATATAR; encoded by the coding sequence GTGCCGACCACTTCCCCCCGGTCCCGCCTGCGCGGCGGGGCAATGCCGTTGGTCCTGGTCCTGGTGGCGACGGCGGCCGCCGTCGTGCCCGTGCCCGGCCGCGCCGCCTCCGCTTACCCCACGGCCAACGTGGAGATCGACGGCCACGGCTGGGGGCACGGCCGGGGCATGGGCCAGTACGGCGCGCTGGGTTATGCCCTCAACCACGGGCGGGACTACCGCCAGATCCTGGCCCACTACTACAGCAACACCGTCGTGGGCGAGGTCCCGGCCGGCTCGGAGATGACCGTGATCCTGCGTTCGTTCGACCGCCAGGACACCTTGGTGGCCCAGGAGCGGGGCCAGATGACCACCAACGCGGCCGGAGGCACGTTCTCGGCCCTGCGGGCCGTGATGATCGGCCCCAACCGGTTCCGGGTCGACAGCGGCCCCACGTGCGCCGGGCCGTGGACGCAGGTGCAGGCCGACATGGCCGGGCCGGTGGTGATGGCCCCCGTGAACCGCAACGACGACCGCCAGGACATGCTCCAGGCCTGTGAGCCCAACGGCAACCGCCGCTGGTACCGGGGCGAGATCCGGGCCGTGGAGGGCCTCGATGGCACCAGCCGCACGATCAATGCCACCGACCTGCAGAGCTACCTCCGGGGCGTGGTGCCCCGGGAGTCCCCGGCCTCGTGGGGAGACCTGGGCGGCGGGGCGGGCATGCACGCCCTGCGGGCACAGACGGTGGCCGCCCGCTCCTACGCCATGGCCGGCAACCTGGCCCATTACGCCAAGACGTGCGACACCACGGAGTGCCAGGTCTACGGCGGGCGGGCCGTCCAGAGCGGGCCCAACTTCTTCGACCTCGAGGACCCCCGCTCCAACCGGGCCATCGACGAGACGGCGGGCGAGGTCCGGTTCCTCAACGGAGTGCCGGCCCGCACTGAGTACTCGTCCTCGACCGGGGGCTACACGGCCGGGGGGACGTTCCCGGCCGTGGTCGACGAGGGCGACTCGGTCTCGCTCAACCCCAACCACAACTGGCGGGCCTCGGTCCCCGTGGGCCAGGTCGAGGCCGCCTTCCCCCAGGTGGGAACGCTCAACAACATCGTCGTGACCAGGCGCAACGGCCTGGGCGACTTCGGGGGCCGGGCCATCGACGTCGAGGTCCAGGGCTCGGCCAGCACGGCCCGCATCAGCGGCGAGGCCTTCCAGTGGGCGCTGGGCCTGCGGTCGAACTGGTACCGCATCAGCGGTACGACGGTGCCCGCCCCCACGACCACGCCCACGACCTCGGGCACGACGCCGACGACCCTGCCCGTGCCCAGCGGTGGTTACTGGGTGGCCGGGGCTGACGGCCAAGTCTACGCATTCGGGGGTGCCCCCTTCTTGGGGTCGATGGGCGGCACGCCCCTGCTGCGCCCCGTCGTGGGGGTGGCAGCCACGGTGACGGCCGGGGGTTACTGGCTGGTGGCCAGCGACGGGGGCCTGTTCACGTTCGGCGACGCCAAGTTCCTGGGCTCGATGGGCGGGGCCCCGCTCAACCAGCCCATGGTCGCCATCGCCCCCACCCCCTCGGGCAACGGGTACTGGACGGTGGCGACCGACGGCGGCATCTTCACCTTCGGCGACGCCCCCTTCAAGGGGTCGATGGGGGCCACTCCCCTGGTCCGCCCCATGGTCGGCATGGCCGGCACCTCCAGTGGCCAGGGTTACTGGACGGTGGCCAGCGACGGCGGCATCTTCACCTTCGGCGACGCCCCCTTCCTGGGGTCGATGGGCGGAGCCCCCCTGCGCGAGCCGGTGGTGGGCATGGCCCCCAGCCCGTCGGGCAACGGCTACTGGCTGGTGGCCAGCGACGGCGGCATCTTCACCTTCGGCGACGCCCAGTTCAAGGGTTCGACCGGGGCCATGACCCTGGCCCGGCCTATCGTGGGCATGGCCCCCACCCCGTCGGGCAACGGCTACTGGCTGGTGGCCAGCGACGGCGGCATATTCACCTTCGGCGACGCCCAGTTCTTCGGCTCGGTCCCGGGTGTGGCTCCGTCCCCCACCGCCAAGGTAGGTATGGCCACCGCCACCGCCCGGTAG
- a CDS encoding glycosyltransferase family 4 protein translates to MRHEAHHFLPSLGYRDAVGSHTLQTHRALAAAGVKGAIWAEEVHGHLARAAHPPDRYPRLRSARRGTNVLVYQASTGSRGMAKMVAARPEPKVVYYHNITPARFFEHYAPVAALNLEEGRRELETMAATGQVFMANSEYSALDLKDLGVGDVTVMPPYLPPTVDAAPNPTHAEWLRRSKRGTDILAVGRIVPNKGHFHLLRMFAAYRAAVDPGARLFLVGSWGPDPYMRALLALRDRLGREGVAFCGSVTEATLAAHYQVADVYVSLSEHEGFGLPLVEAMRQGRPVVAYSGGGAVAETMGGAGLLVGTLDPATVAETVARVAADDGLRSRVLAAQARRLTVLDSVPRDELVVAAVRRAAGA, encoded by the coding sequence GTGAGGCACGAGGCCCATCACTTCCTGCCCAGCCTGGGTTACCGCGACGCGGTGGGTAGCCACACCCTGCAGACCCACCGGGCGCTGGCCGCGGCCGGGGTCAAGGGGGCGATCTGGGCCGAGGAGGTTCACGGCCACCTGGCCCGCGCCGCTCACCCCCCCGACCGCTACCCCCGCCTGCGGTCGGCCCGCCGAGGGACCAACGTTCTCGTCTACCAGGCGTCGACGGGGTCACGGGGCATGGCCAAGATGGTGGCCGCCCGTCCTGAGCCCAAGGTCGTCTACTACCACAACATCACGCCCGCCCGGTTCTTCGAACACTACGCGCCGGTAGCCGCCCTCAACCTCGAGGAGGGCCGGCGCGAGCTGGAGACGATGGCGGCAACCGGCCAGGTCTTCATGGCCAACTCCGAGTACTCGGCCCTCGACCTGAAGGACCTGGGCGTGGGCGACGTGACGGTCATGCCCCCCTACCTGCCACCGACGGTCGACGCCGCCCCCAACCCCACCCACGCCGAGTGGCTACGGCGGTCGAAGCGGGGGACCGACATCCTGGCCGTAGGCCGGATCGTGCCCAACAAGGGCCACTTCCACCTGCTGCGTATGTTCGCCGCCTACCGGGCGGCCGTCGACCCCGGCGCCCGCCTGTTCCTGGTGGGGTCATGGGGGCCCGACCCGTACATGCGGGCCCTGCTCGCCCTGCGGGACCGCCTCGGCCGCGAAGGCGTGGCCTTCTGCGGGTCGGTGACCGAAGCCACCCTGGCGGCCCACTACCAGGTGGCCGACGTGTACGTGTCGCTGTCCGAGCACGAGGGCTTCGGTCTGCCCCTGGTCGAAGCCATGCGCCAGGGCCGCCCCGTGGTCGCATACTCCGGTGGCGGCGCCGTCGCCGAGACGATGGGCGGGGCCGGCCTGCTGGTGGGCACGCTCGACCCAGCCACCGTGGCCGAGACCGTGGCCCGTGTCGCGGCCGACGACGGTCTGCGGTCACGAGTGCTCGCGGCCCAGGCCCGCCGCCTGACGGTGCTCGATTCCGTCCCCCGCGACGAACTGGTCGTCGCCGCTGTGCGCCGCGCCGCCGGCGCCTGA
- a CDS encoding glycosyltransferase family 4 protein codes for MSLTAEPAAVAPGPPLQVAIVVPRYGPDTHGGAELLCRDLAWRLAEAGHRVEVLTTCAADHFTWRNQLPPGRSQDGPVVVRRFPVDDRDLGVHGELERAIVGGYPLSREEERLWMRHGVASLALEDHLADHLDTLDVVVAAPYLFGTTYFAYEVAAPKLAVVPCLHDEAYARLAIVGDMLRGSRGVLFNAWAEADFARSLVGEIERWTMVGMGFEPDPVGDAAAFRRRHRLGNGPLLLSVGRREGGKNVPLLIEHFCRYKHRRGGDLVLVQAGSGDVALPRRPDVVDLKPDWRHRDAMYRAATVFCQPSVNESLSIVMMQAWLAERPVLVHGRAAVTRDHCERSGGGLWFSNYAEFEAVLDRLLADAALRDALGRGGRAYVRSEYSPGAVLERFHAAAYSWLADTRVTAPVTSRVTAPAVT; via the coding sequence TTGTCGCTCACCGCTGAGCCTGCGGCGGTGGCCCCCGGGCCGCCGCTGCAGGTGGCCATCGTCGTGCCCCGCTACGGGCCCGACACCCACGGGGGGGCCGAGCTTCTGTGCCGCGACCTGGCCTGGCGGCTGGCCGAGGCCGGCCACCGGGTCGAGGTGCTGACCACGTGCGCGGCCGACCACTTCACCTGGCGCAACCAGTTGCCGCCGGGCCGCTCCCAGGACGGGCCCGTCGTGGTCCGTCGGTTCCCGGTCGACGACCGTGACCTCGGCGTTCACGGCGAACTGGAGCGGGCCATCGTGGGCGGCTACCCGCTGTCGCGCGAGGAAGAGCGGCTGTGGATGCGCCACGGGGTCGCTTCCCTGGCCCTCGAGGACCACCTGGCCGACCACCTCGACACCCTCGACGTGGTGGTGGCCGCCCCCTACCTGTTCGGGACCACCTACTTCGCCTACGAGGTGGCCGCGCCCAAGCTGGCCGTCGTCCCCTGCTTGCACGACGAGGCCTACGCCCGCCTGGCCATCGTGGGCGACATGCTGCGGGGCTCGCGGGGGGTGCTGTTCAACGCCTGGGCCGAGGCCGACTTCGCCCGGTCCCTCGTGGGCGAGATCGAGAGGTGGACGATGGTGGGGATGGGCTTCGAGCCCGACCCGGTCGGCGACGCGGCCGCCTTCCGCCGCCGCCACCGGCTGGGGAACGGCCCGCTCCTGCTGTCGGTGGGCCGCCGCGAGGGGGGCAAGAACGTGCCCCTGCTGATCGAGCACTTCTGCCGCTACAAGCACCGGCGAGGGGGCGACCTGGTGCTCGTGCAGGCTGGTTCGGGTGATGTGGCCCTGCCCCGGCGCCCCGACGTCGTCGACCTCAAGCCCGACTGGCGCCACCGCGACGCCATGTACCGGGCGGCCACCGTGTTCTGCCAGCCCAGTGTCAACGAGTCGCTCTCGATCGTCATGATGCAGGCCTGGCTGGCCGAGCGCCCGGTGCTGGTCCACGGCCGGGCGGCCGTGACCCGCGACCATTGCGAGCGCTCCGGGGGCGGGCTGTGGTTCTCCAACTACGCCGAGTTCGAGGCGGTGCTCGACCGGCTGCTGGCCGACGCCGCCCTACGCGACGCCCTGGGCCGGGGCGGGCGGGCCTACGTGCGCTCGGAGTACTCGCCCGGGGCCGTGCTCGAACGGTTCCATGCGGCCGCCTACTCCTGGCTGGCGGACACCCGGGTGACAGCCCCCGTCACCAGCCGCGTCACCGCCCCGGCCGTCACGTGA
- a CDS encoding methyltransferase domain-containing protein — translation MTEGVDVREVMDEIQAEVARKRAEGLYPPDVVVEIDTSAAAGDPGAPGGDSGARTSGVMASALVDLQRSSHVSGLVTTASRKPVIAPLISQARRAIRSSLTWYMNGILEQVNRFNDNTVRSAGLLSERTNQLDARIDGLERRLAAADEWQAAMDAETVPQRLGRLERAVRELRERLEEGAAGGAGGTVGAVAGRSDGGPSMAPSRRAERSFDYLAFENRFRGDPEVIADRQRHYVDLFREATLPVVDLGCGRGEMLGLLAGAGVPCYGVDRHPDMVAAVAGQGLEVIEADTLAHLASLERGSLGGIFCAQMVEHLAPAEVPSLFDLAADALAPGAPLVVETINPESLFVFAHAFYVDLGHSRPLHPLTLEFLAREAGFSKVELEYMAPPPPEFRPQPVGPVQDGPLAPVVASLDENFRRIDDILFGPQDFAVVAHR, via the coding sequence ATGACGGAAGGGGTCGACGTGCGCGAGGTCATGGACGAGATCCAAGCCGAGGTGGCCCGCAAGCGGGCCGAGGGGCTCTACCCGCCTGACGTGGTGGTGGAGATCGACACGTCGGCCGCGGCAGGCGACCCGGGCGCCCCGGGCGGCGACTCCGGGGCCCGCACGTCCGGCGTGATGGCCTCGGCCCTGGTCGACCTCCAGCGCTCCTCCCACGTGAGCGGCCTGGTCACGACGGCGTCGCGCAAGCCGGTCATCGCCCCCCTCATCTCCCAGGCCCGGCGGGCCATACGAAGTTCGCTGACCTGGTACATGAACGGCATCCTGGAGCAGGTCAACCGGTTCAACGACAACACCGTGCGCTCGGCCGGGCTGCTGTCCGAGCGCACCAACCAGCTCGACGCCCGCATCGACGGCCTCGAACGGCGCCTGGCCGCGGCCGACGAGTGGCAGGCCGCCATGGACGCCGAGACCGTCCCCCAGCGGCTGGGCCGGCTCGAACGGGCGGTGCGTGAGCTGCGGGAGCGACTGGAAGAGGGAGCGGCCGGGGGGGCCGGGGGAACTGTGGGGGCCGTTGCGGGTCGCTCCGACGGCGGACCGTCGATGGCCCCCAGCCGGCGGGCCGAGCGCAGCTTCGACTACCTGGCCTTCGAGAACCGGTTCCGGGGGGACCCCGAGGTCATCGCCGACCGCCAGCGCCACTACGTCGACCTGTTCCGGGAGGCCACCCTCCCGGTGGTCGACCTGGGCTGCGGGCGGGGGGAGATGCTGGGCCTGCTGGCTGGCGCGGGCGTGCCCTGCTACGGGGTCGACCGCCACCCCGACATGGTGGCGGCCGTGGCCGGCCAGGGGCTGGAGGTCATCGAGGCCGACACGCTGGCCCACCTGGCGTCGCTCGAGCGGGGTTCGCTGGGGGGGATCTTCTGTGCCCAGATGGTCGAGCACCTCGCCCCCGCCGAGGTGCCCAGCCTTTTCGACCTGGCGGCCGACGCCCTCGCCCCCGGAGCCCCACTGGTGGTCGAGACCATCAACCCCGAGAGCCTGTTCGTGTTCGCCCACGCCTTCTACGTCGACCTCGGCCACAGCCGCCCGCTGCACCCGCTGACCTTGGAGTTCTTGGCCCGGGAGGCGGGGTTCTCCAAGGTCGAGCTGGAGTACATGGCGCCCCCGCCGCCCGAGTTCCGGCCTCAGCCCGTGGGCCCGGTGCAGGACGGTCCCCTGGCCCCGGTCGTGGCCAGCCTCGACGAGAACTTCCGGCGCATCGACGACATCCTCTTCGGCCCCCAGGACTTCGCCGTTGTCGCTCACCGCTGA
- a CDS encoding ABC transporter ATP-binding protein has translation MVEGANPIVRVVDVSKRFNLHHDKSLKERLVNVRKGSDEDFWALRGVGFDLAESNTLGLIGANGSGKSTLLKLIAGILTPTTGYVERRGRMAALLELGAGFHPDLTGRENVYMNASILGLTRRQTDKYFDDIVDFSGIEKFIDNQVKFYSSGMYVRLAFAVAVHVDPQLLLIDEVLAVGDEPFQRKCMKRIREFQRDGRTIVLVTHGIDTVRQLCDRVIMLDKGEIVVDGKPQEATRAFRERYAAQVEVQEDDRGTGQLTITGIRVTDGHGKDKARFESGERLGVEVMLDGHEPVEDPVVGVAIYNHLDTMIYGTNTGIRGVHMGTLSGKRRVRFDFGPIPMVEGQYFVTVAVHSRDEAVQYHWLERQISFKVFSLNIDSGVLHLDPKIEVDRI, from the coding sequence ATGGTCGAGGGTGCGAACCCGATCGTGCGGGTGGTGGACGTCTCCAAGCGGTTCAACCTCCACCACGACAAGTCGCTCAAGGAGCGCCTGGTCAACGTACGCAAGGGGTCCGACGAGGACTTCTGGGCGCTGCGGGGGGTCGGCTTCGACCTGGCCGAGTCGAACACCCTGGGGCTCATCGGGGCCAACGGCTCGGGCAAGAGCACACTGCTCAAGCTCATCGCCGGGATCCTCACGCCCACGACCGGCTACGTCGAGCGCCGGGGTCGCATGGCCGCCCTCTTGGAGCTGGGCGCCGGGTTCCACCCCGACCTGACGGGCCGGGAGAACGTCTACATGAACGCCAGCATCCTGGGGTTGACCCGCCGCCAGACCGACAAGTACTTCGACGACATCGTGGACTTCTCGGGCATCGAGAAGTTCATCGACAACCAGGTGAAGTTCTACTCGTCGGGCATGTACGTGCGGCTGGCCTTCGCGGTGGCCGTGCACGTCGACCCCCAGTTGCTGCTCATCGACGAGGTGCTGGCCGTGGGCGACGAGCCCTTCCAGCGCAAGTGCATGAAGCGCATCCGCGAGTTCCAGCGCGACGGGCGCACGATCGTGCTCGTGACCCACGGTATCGACACCGTGCGCCAGCTCTGCGACCGGGTCATCATGCTCGACAAGGGCGAGATCGTGGTCGACGGCAAGCCCCAGGAGGCCACCCGGGCCTTCCGCGAGCGCTACGCCGCCCAAGTCGAGGTCCAAGAGGACGACCGGGGCACGGGCCAGCTCACCATCACCGGGATCCGGGTGACCGACGGCCACGGCAAGGACAAGGCCCGCTTCGAGTCGGGCGAGCGCCTCGGGGTCGAGGTCATGCTGGACGGCCACGAGCCCGTCGAGGACCCGGTCGTGGGGGTGGCCATCTACAACCACCTCGACACCATGATCTACGGCACGAACACCGGCATCCGGGGCGTACACATGGGCACGCTGTCGGGCAAGCGGCGGGTGCGCTTCGACTTCGGGCCCATCCCCATGGTCGAGGGCCAGTACTTCGTGACGGTGGCCGTCCACTCCCGCGACGAGGCCGTGCAGTACCACTGGCTGGAGCGCCAGATCTCGTTCAAGGTGTTCAGCCTCAACATCGACAGCGGGGTCCTGCACCTCGACCCCAAGATCGAGGTCGATCGGATATGA